In Bacillus solimangrovi, the following are encoded in one genomic region:
- a CDS encoding SDR family NAD(P)-dependent oxidoreductase, with protein MHLKDKVIIITGGGTGIGKATALKLAAEGAKVVVNYNRSAKEANHTLSEINQLGGTAFTYQANVAIEEEVIDMVAKTINSFGRVDCLVNNASITAQIPMNNLESVTDQVWDSLFDVNVKGMFHCVKAVVPHMQEHKSGSIVNIGSVAGMTGLGSSIPYAATKSAIHTMTKSLAIALAPHIRVNCISPGAVQTRWWSNNEDKMYQLAGNLPLERISTADEIAEAILFQLSQESITGQVFTIDNGQTL; from the coding sequence ATGCACTTAAAAGATAAAGTAATCATTATAACTGGAGGCGGGACTGGAATCGGAAAGGCTACTGCTTTGAAGTTAGCAGCAGAAGGAGCAAAAGTAGTTGTTAATTACAATCGTTCAGCGAAAGAAGCAAATCACACATTGAGTGAAATAAATCAGTTAGGAGGTACAGCATTCACTTATCAAGCGAATGTAGCAATCGAAGAAGAAGTAATCGATATGGTAGCTAAGACCATTAATTCCTTTGGAAGAGTTGATTGTTTAGTGAACAATGCAAGTATAACTGCTCAAATTCCTATGAATAACCTAGAATCAGTAACTGATCAAGTGTGGGACTCACTTTTTGATGTAAACGTAAAAGGAATGTTTCATTGTGTAAAAGCTGTAGTTCCTCATATGCAGGAGCATAAATCAGGATCAATCGTTAATATTGGTAGTGTGGCAGGAATGACTGGCCTAGGATCTTCGATACCTTATGCTGCAACGAAATCTGCGATTCATACGATGACAAAATCGTTAGCAATAGCCCTAGCACCCCATATTAGAGTCAATTGCATTTCTCCTGGTGCAGTTCAAACACGCTGGTGGTCTAATAATGAAGATAAAATGTATCAACTCGCTGGAAACTTACCTCTTGAGAGAATTTCAACAGCTGATGAGATTGCCGAGGCTATTCTGTTTCAACTGTCTCAAGAATCGATTACAGGACAAGTATTTACAATCGATAATGGACAAACACTTTGA